One Amblyomma americanum isolate KBUSLIRL-KWMA chromosome 8, ASM5285725v1, whole genome shotgun sequence DNA window includes the following coding sequences:
- the LOC144101098 gene encoding uncharacterized protein LOC144101098, which translates to MMGIEPYAFTLYWGKASDDSSDSAGSPDFPNSGGDDCIPWCSCGHCEETATLWERACCRGVPRQHSVWGCSILCLTACVHPTGAKAAYMEFLYGFVEEQHIF; encoded by the exons atgatgggcatcgagccctatgcgttcacctTGTACTGGGGGAAAGCCAGCGACGACAGCAGCGACTCGGCGGGCTCACCGGACTTTCCCAACAGCGGCGGAGACGACTGCATCCCGTG GTGCAGTTGTGGCCACTGCGAAGAAACAGCGACACTCTGGGAACGAGCCTGCTGCCGTGGCGTGCCAAGACAGCACTCTGTGTGGGGGTGCAGCATCCTGTGTTTGACAGCCTGTGTGCACCCCACAGGTGCTAAGGCTGCGTACATGGAGTTCCTGTATGGCTTTG TTGAGGAGCAGCATATCTTCTAG